In Aristaeella hokkaidonensis, the following are encoded in one genomic region:
- a CDS encoding carbohydrate ABC transporter permease: protein MAKLQGMAKRDARSTAIAATIFLFPAVALLIVYMIYPIVETFLISRLKWNGFYTAEKINVGWDNWKTLIQDELFWTSFLHNVILMVCSILIQIPLGMALATFLDASGRKSNIFKILWFLPYLMSSVAVGFLFYYLLATNGGLISGIATLVNGKRTMVDLLGKNPHALYAVIGVVAWQYTPFYMVYFIAGYSNIDTSLYEAAVIDGANRRQYIFKVAIPLLGPIFKTACTMSLIGSLKYFDLIWNMTQGGPNHGTELMATYMYKTSFQKFNMGYGSAIAGGMFILITVIALLFQKVFVVKEDY, encoded by the coding sequence ATGGCTAAGTTGCAGGGCATGGCGAAAAGGGATGCGCGCAGCACCGCAATCGCGGCAACGATCTTCCTTTTCCCGGCTGTCGCACTGCTGATCGTCTATATGATCTATCCGATCGTAGAGACCTTCCTGATCAGCCGGCTGAAGTGGAACGGATTCTACACAGCTGAAAAGATCAACGTCGGATGGGATAACTGGAAGACGTTGATCCAGGATGAACTTTTCTGGACTTCGTTCCTGCATAATGTGATCCTGATGGTATGCTCCATCCTGATCCAGATTCCTCTAGGCATGGCGCTGGCCACCTTCCTGGACGCCAGCGGCAGAAAATCCAATATCTTTAAGATTCTCTGGTTTCTTCCGTACCTGATGAGTTCCGTTGCGGTCGGTTTCCTGTTCTATTATCTGCTGGCCACCAACGGAGGTCTGATATCCGGCATAGCCACCCTCGTCAATGGAAAACGAACGATGGTGGACCTGCTAGGCAAGAATCCGCATGCGTTGTATGCGGTTATCGGCGTTGTCGCCTGGCAGTATACGCCTTTCTACATGGTGTACTTCATCGCAGGGTATTCCAATATTGATACTTCCCTGTACGAAGCGGCCGTGATCGACGGTGCGAACCGTCGGCAATATATCTTTAAAGTTGCGATTCCTCTTCTCGGACCGATTTTCAAAACGGCATGCACCATGTCCCTGATCGGTTCCCTGAAGTATTTCGACCTGATCTGGAATATGACGCAGGGCGGTCCCAACCATGGAACAGAACTGATGGCGACGTACATGTACAAGACGTCTTTCCAGAAGTTCAATATGGGATACGGTTCGGCAATTGCGGGCGGTATGTTCATCCTGATCACCGTGATAGCATTGCTCTTCCAGAAGGTCTTTGTAGTAAAGGAGGATTACTGA
- a CDS encoding extracellular solute-binding protein: MKKFLALVLAALMVLSAVSALAESGKNIPELTTEPMTILLWDIATEGVGRTAQEDAVNRFMADYPNIKVDQVHKINDTYKQDLQVAFSAKEGQPDMYIHWGGGPMAEYYKSGCVNDITELFNTYDHPEFIDAAVAQSTFDGKVLAIPFGGLSGCDIFYNKAIFDELGIEVPQTIAELEAACDKIKEAGYYPFSLANLPRWTGSMYYMYLVARHSGNAEFDAAYDGTGSFTSPAFIYAGEKIQDWVKKGYFNEGFNSMAPDNNDDRALLIQGAAAMMLHGSWQVAGIKNDDEEFYNDNLGVFRFPVDEEAQAAGVPQNVEIGTAIGNGFSFNCWLDAEHTQVDEEKLKACYVLATQYYNDDTYNAIQVEGGNTPSIKGYENVDDPNNKVVIDVFFGASNVQLWYDQYLPASVTEVHKDMMGALFGLEKTPEEVGQAQDAAMAAARAE; the protein is encoded by the coding sequence ATGAAAAAGTTTCTGGCACTCGTTTTGGCAGCCCTGATGGTTCTCTCCGCTGTTTCTGCCCTGGCAGAAAGTGGAAAGAATATTCCTGAGCTGACCACTGAACCCATGACCATTCTGCTCTGGGACATCGCCACTGAAGGCGTTGGCAGAACGGCTCAGGAAGATGCGGTTAACCGCTTCATGGCGGACTATCCGAACATCAAGGTCGACCAGGTCCACAAGATCAATGACACCTACAAGCAGGATCTGCAGGTCGCCTTCTCTGCTAAGGAAGGCCAGCCCGACATGTACATCCACTGGGGCGGCGGTCCCATGGCCGAATATTACAAATCCGGCTGCGTGAATGATATCACCGAGCTGTTCAACACCTATGATCATCCGGAATTCATCGATGCCGCTGTGGCTCAGTCCACCTTCGACGGCAAAGTTCTGGCCATACCCTTCGGCGGCCTGTCCGGCTGTGACATCTTCTACAACAAGGCCATCTTCGATGAACTCGGAATCGAAGTTCCTCAGACGATCGCTGAACTGGAAGCTGCCTGCGACAAGATCAAGGAAGCTGGCTACTATCCCTTCTCCCTGGCGAACCTGCCCCGTTGGACCGGCTCCATGTACTATATGTACCTGGTCGCCCGTCATTCCGGCAATGCCGAATTCGACGCTGCTTATGACGGAACCGGTTCCTTCACTTCTCCCGCTTTCATCTATGCCGGTGAGAAGATCCAGGATTGGGTCAAGAAGGGCTACTTCAATGAAGGATTCAACTCCATGGCTCCCGACAACAACGATGACCGGGCTCTGCTGATCCAGGGTGCTGCCGCGATGATGCTGCATGGTTCCTGGCAGGTTGCCGGTATCAAGAACGATGACGAAGAGTTCTACAATGACAATCTGGGCGTCTTCCGCTTCCCGGTTGATGAAGAAGCGCAGGCTGCCGGTGTTCCCCAGAACGTTGAAATCGGTACTGCCATCGGTAACGGCTTCTCCTTCAACTGCTGGCTCGACGCTGAGCATACTCAGGTCGATGAAGAAAAGCTGAAGGCCTGCTATGTGCTGGCAACCCAGTACTACAATGACGATACCTACAACGCGATCCAGGTTGAAGGCGGCAACACTCCCTCCATCAAGGGCTATGAAAATGTTGACGATCCCAACAACAAGGTCGTTATCGACGTGTTCTTCGGCGCTTCCAACGTCCAGCTGTGGTATGACCAGTATCTGCCGGCTTCCGTGACGGAAGTTCATAAGGATATGATGGGCGCCCTGTTCGGACTGGAAAAGACCCCCGAAGAAGTCGGCCAGGCTCAGGATGCCGCGATGGCTGCTGCCCGTGCTGAATAA
- a CDS encoding TetR/AcrR family transcriptional regulator → MDTKGRILDEALTLFSEKGYANVFVSEIAERVGIKAPSLYKHYESKQAIFDALIREMNSKFLKQAGALHIQGDDAAQDAAIYKGLSEEQLIQLGKDLFHYFLYDDYARKFRKMLTMAAYHDKELSEAYMKHYVDDPLSYQGLLLGLMVQEGVLHTEDVEIMTLHFYAPIYMLLTACDRDPDRAESAVGILEKHIRQFNRLYGRKTD, encoded by the coding sequence ATGGATACCAAAGGCAGGATCCTGGATGAGGCGCTGACACTTTTTTCTGAGAAGGGTTATGCCAATGTGTTTGTCAGTGAAATTGCAGAGCGGGTCGGAATCAAAGCCCCGTCGCTGTACAAACATTATGAGAGCAAACAGGCCATATTTGACGCGCTCATCAGGGAAATGAACAGCAAGTTCCTGAAACAAGCCGGTGCTCTTCATATCCAGGGCGATGACGCCGCACAGGACGCGGCGATCTATAAAGGCCTTTCCGAAGAGCAACTGATTCAGCTCGGAAAGGATCTGTTTCATTATTTTCTTTACGACGACTATGCCAGGAAATTCCGGAAGATGCTTACGATGGCAGCATATCACGATAAAGAGCTTTCGGAAGCCTATATGAAGCATTATGTGGATGATCCCCTGTCATACCAGGGCCTGCTCCTGGGGCTGATGGTCCAGGAGGGCGTCCTTCACACGGAAGATGTGGAAATCATGACGCTGCATTTTTACGCACCTATTTATATGCTGCTTACAGCCTGTGACCGTGATCCTGACCGGGCAGAAAGCGCAGTCGGAATCCTTGAAAAGCATATCCGCCAGTTCAACAGGCTGTATGGAAGAAAAACAGATTAA
- a CDS encoding flavodoxin family protein has translation MKIVLIHGQNHKGSTYHIGRMIAEKISGGENPVEFFLPRDLNHFCTGCYACVEEVEKCPFYEEKNRIMAEVETADVLIFTTPTYALRESAPMKSFIDLTFNYWMSHRPRKCMFSKKAVVVSTAAGTGAKKAVKYVANVLFYWGVPHVWTYGISVQAMNWNGVKEKKKRKIEKQTARIADNVVKKTAKAGLKTKAVFMLMRMLQKADLASGEPDKAYWEKNGWLGKDRPWR, from the coding sequence ATGAAAATTGTCCTGATCCACGGCCAGAACCATAAAGGCAGCACTTACCATATCGGCAGGATGATCGCAGAAAAAATCAGCGGCGGGGAGAATCCGGTGGAGTTTTTTCTTCCCCGGGACCTGAATCATTTCTGTACCGGTTGTTACGCATGCGTGGAAGAAGTAGAAAAATGCCCGTTTTACGAGGAAAAGAACAGGATTATGGCGGAGGTTGAAACCGCTGATGTACTGATATTCACAACGCCTACCTACGCCCTGAGGGAATCCGCCCCCATGAAGAGTTTCATTGACCTGACATTCAATTACTGGATGTCGCACAGACCGAGAAAATGTATGTTCAGCAAAAAGGCCGTCGTTGTTTCGACGGCTGCGGGAACCGGCGCGAAGAAAGCTGTGAAGTATGTAGCAAACGTTTTGTTCTACTGGGGTGTTCCACATGTATGGACATACGGAATCAGCGTCCAGGCGATGAACTGGAACGGGGTCAAAGAAAAGAAAAAGAGAAAAATCGAAAAACAGACAGCCAGAATTGCGGACAACGTGGTGAAGAAGACGGCTAAAGCAGGCTTAAAAACAAAAGCCGTATTCATGCTGATGCGAATGCTGCAGAAGGCGGATCTTGCCTCGGGCGAGCCAGACAAAGCGTATTGGGAGAAGAACGGCTGGCTGGGCAAAGACCGGCCCTGGAGATAA